A region of Nocardioides sp. JS614 DNA encodes the following proteins:
- a CDS encoding WS/DGAT domain-containing protein, which translates to MGGRQRLSGQDALWLAMDKPGNLMVVDSLFWTAEPIDWDRFREVMRERFWERYDVVRSVIVRDEDGALCWEEVPEADLDDRFEQVVLPAPGGDAELQDLIAAQRVLPLDRGEPLWRAVLVDGFHGGSAVLFRGHHSIADGIRMVQLVLRVFDCSPDGEDPGPARKTARKTVRKAPDAARTPVPRRGDTSLTGRAVAAATTSLQVARSAMTNPVGAAHSALTLSEAMLGRFGALPVVSALPGDVDAARKLVLGTRNDTTAWSGTVGDRKAIAWTAPLSLAEVKAVAHAHGATANDVLVSCVAQSLRAYLEAHDAVCHSVTWDVPVNLKPFDPDLPVELGNGFALVQLELPTNIDDPVRALDVVRRRMSRIKNGHEAVVDYGIQAAIGRMSTALYRATIDLLANRAVGVLTNVPGPQVPLYIAGRKVEAMLGWAPLTADQAMSLTIYSYDGKVFVGLAADAGLVPDHQQVVDGFAQAFARLVERTEATRRAG; encoded by the coding sequence ATGGGTGGACGACAGCGGTTGAGCGGCCAGGACGCGCTCTGGTTGGCGATGGACAAGCCCGGCAACCTGATGGTCGTCGACAGTCTCTTCTGGACGGCCGAGCCGATCGACTGGGACCGCTTCCGTGAGGTGATGAGGGAGCGCTTCTGGGAACGGTACGACGTGGTCCGCAGCGTCATCGTGCGCGACGAGGACGGCGCCCTGTGCTGGGAGGAGGTGCCCGAGGCCGACCTCGACGACCGCTTCGAGCAGGTGGTGCTCCCGGCGCCCGGGGGTGACGCGGAGCTGCAGGACCTGATCGCCGCGCAGCGGGTGCTCCCGCTCGATCGCGGCGAGCCGCTGTGGCGTGCGGTGCTCGTGGACGGGTTCCACGGCGGCAGCGCCGTGCTGTTCCGGGGCCACCACTCGATCGCCGACGGGATCCGGATGGTCCAGCTCGTGCTGCGGGTCTTCGACTGCAGCCCCGACGGCGAGGACCCCGGCCCAGCGCGGAAGACGGCCAGGAAGACGGTGCGGAAGGCGCCTGATGCCGCTCGGACGCCGGTCCCGCGCCGGGGCGACACCTCCCTGACCGGCCGTGCGGTGGCCGCTGCGACCACCTCCCTGCAGGTCGCCCGGAGCGCGATGACCAACCCGGTAGGGGCCGCGCACAGCGCCCTCACGCTCTCCGAGGCCATGCTCGGCCGGTTCGGTGCCCTGCCGGTGGTCTCGGCGCTCCCCGGCGACGTCGACGCTGCTCGCAAGCTGGTCCTGGGGACCCGCAACGACACCACCGCGTGGAGCGGGACGGTGGGGGACCGCAAGGCGATCGCCTGGACCGCTCCGTTGTCCCTCGCCGAGGTCAAGGCGGTCGCGCACGCGCACGGGGCGACCGCGAACGACGTGCTGGTCAGCTGCGTCGCGCAGTCGCTGCGGGCGTACCTCGAGGCCCATGACGCGGTGTGCCACAGCGTCACGTGGGACGTGCCGGTCAACCTCAAGCCGTTCGACCCGGACCTGCCCGTCGAGCTCGGCAACGGGTTCGCGCTGGTGCAGCTCGAGCTGCCGACGAACATCGACGACCCGGTCCGCGCCCTCGACGTGGTGCGGCGCCGGATGAGCCGGATCAAGAACGGCCACGAGGCGGTCGTCGACTACGGGATCCAGGCCGCCATCGGTCGGATGAGCACGGCCCTCTACCGCGCGACCATCGACCTCCTGGCCAACCGGGCGGTCGGAGTGCTGACGAACGTGCCGGGGCCGCAGGTGCCGCTCTACATCGCCGGGCGGAAGGTCGAGGCGATGCTGGGCTGGGCGCCGCTGACGGCCGACCAGGCGATGAGCCTGACGATCTACAGCTACGACGGCAAGGTGTTCGTCGGCCTCGCCGCCGACGCCGGCCTGGTGCCGGACCACCAGCAGGTGGTCGACGGTTTCGCCCAGGCGTTCGCGCGCCTGGTCGAGCGGACCGAGGCGACCCGGCGCGCCGGCTGA